In Salmo salar chromosome ssa03, Ssal_v3.1, whole genome shotgun sequence, a single genomic region encodes these proteins:
- the LOC106599936 gene encoding G-protein coupled receptor 55: MCDTNTIHIHILQGVSYLSVFLVGLLLNMASLRVFFIKRATWTDTHIFMLNLAAADCALILFLPFRIYDAFQSLPITPFCSFLISTHYINMYASIFTVTAISVHRFLVVKFPFQTRAWRSKKVAVAVCGAIWVMVVMICGVFSDANHPQKLLTCYQRCKEIPLPVGFLAVLEVLGYLLPLLIIVFCSTQTIMVLLKEKDQEETTVEKRNIIGIITANLIVFVVCYTPIHLGFLLKYLAKTNHWETLDWDGFWQVCEWIATTNCFLDSISYYFLLKQFYSKASRSAEVDRGSEIALTTNQTVNTQTYPDNDASYPSLPPCITPPE, translated from the coding sequence ATGTGTGACACGAACACCATCCACATACACATCCTCCAAGGTGTGAGCTACCTTTCTGTGTTTCTGGTGGGCCTGCTACTCAACATGGCGTCTCTACGTGTCTTCTTCATCAAACGGGCCACGTGGACGGACACACACATCTTCATGCTGAACCTCGCCGCCGCCGACTGTGCCCTaatcctcttcctccctttccgCATCTATGATGCCTTCCAGAGTCTGCCCATAACGCCCTTCTGCTCGTTTCTCATCTCAACACATTACATCAACATGTACGCCAGTATCTTCACCGTCACCGCCATCAGCGTCCACCGCTTCCTGGTGGTCAAGTTCCCGTTCCAGACCAGAGCGTGGCGATCAAAGAAGGTGGCTGTGGCGGTGTGTGGGGCCATATGGGTCATGGTAGTAATGATTTGTGGTGTGTTCAGTGATGCCAACCATCCCCAAAAACTATTGACATGCTATCAGAGATGTAAAGAAATCCCATTGCCTGTTGGGTTCCTTGCGGTTCTAGAAGTGCTGGGGTACCTTCTCCCACTCTTGATTATAGTGTTCTGTTCCACACAGACCATAATGGTTCTGCTGAAGGAGAAGGATCAGGAAGAAACCACTGTGGAGAAGAGGAACATCATTGGCATTATAACAGCCAACCTGATCGTCTTTGTGGTTTGCTACACCCCCATCCATCTTGGGTTTCTGCTGaaatacctggccaaaacaaacCACTGGGAAACGTTAGACTGGGATGGTTTTTGGCAGGTTTGTGAATGGATCGCTACCACAAACTGCTTCTTGGATTCCATTAGTTATTACTTTCTGTTGAAACAGTTTTATTCTAAAGCCAGTAGATCAGCAGAAGTTGACAGAGGCTCAGAGATTGCATTAACCACCAATCAAACTGTGAACACACAAACCTACCCCGATAATGATGCAtcatacccctccctccctccatgtatTACACCGCCAGAATAA